A single region of the Streptomyces caelestis genome encodes:
- a CDS encoding CopD family protein, giving the protein MDLPSHVKAGEDLGVTLTRPVAVLVLVALAALVPLLGSSTALHGTGEAAAPGVGGTALLRTVLFAALCVPIGELFVNRLARRVPGAERAVGHPVGPRSWSSFAAAAGCVAALGLASVVATGNLVPDGLSDIDVGGLYASRDGKLALLEVNAFLVAGLCAVSRRPATQLWPLAAVVVAEALRAHPATEHTPLTGSGLTLVHLTCAALWVGGLLHALRTLRLWHGRYGTEAGAALLGLYARVAAVLLAAITATGVWSSLRRMPPETVLEQLTATAYGRALLAKVLLVAAVAALALWAQQRLRRAADPLTACAPARAEVVVLGLVVAVSGLLTALPLPIRW; this is encoded by the coding sequence CTGGACTTGCCCAGCCATGTGAAGGCTGGTGAAGATCTCGGGGTGACCTTGACAAGACCCGTCGCCGTCCTGGTGCTGGTGGCGCTGGCCGCGCTGGTGCCGTTGCTCGGCTCGTCCACCGCGCTGCACGGCACCGGGGAGGCCGCCGCGCCCGGCGTCGGAGGCACAGCGCTGCTGCGTACGGTGCTGTTCGCGGCCCTGTGCGTACCGATCGGCGAGCTGTTCGTGAACCGGCTGGCACGGCGCGTGCCGGGCGCGGAGAGGGCCGTCGGCCACCCGGTCGGGCCCCGCAGCTGGTCCTCGTTCGCGGCGGCCGCCGGATGCGTCGCCGCTCTCGGGCTCGCCTCGGTCGTGGCCACGGGCAATCTCGTCCCCGACGGCCTGTCGGACATCGACGTCGGCGGGCTCTACGCGTCCCGGGACGGCAAGCTCGCCCTGCTGGAGGTCAACGCGTTCCTCGTGGCGGGGCTGTGCGCCGTGTCGCGCCGGCCGGCCACGCAGCTGTGGCCCCTGGCCGCCGTGGTCGTCGCCGAGGCCCTGCGCGCGCACCCCGCGACCGAGCACACCCCGCTGACCGGCTCCGGGCTGACGCTCGTCCACCTGACCTGTGCGGCGCTGTGGGTGGGCGGTCTGCTGCACGCGCTGCGCACCCTGCGGCTGTGGCACGGCCGGTACGGCACAGAGGCGGGCGCGGCCCTGCTGGGGCTCTACGCGCGCGTGGCGGCCGTTCTGCTCGCCGCCATCACCGCGACGGGCGTGTGGAGTTCACTGCGCCGGATGCCGCCGGAGACGGTCCTGGAGCAGCTGACGGCGACGGCGTACGGGCGTGCCCTGCTCGCCAAGGTGCTCCTCGTGGCCGCCGTCGCCGCCCTCGCCCTGTGGGCACAGCAGCGGCTGCGCAGGGCGGCCGACCCGCTGACCGCCTGTGCGCCGGCGCGGGCGGAGGTGGTCGTGCTGGGTCTGGTGGTCGCCGTGTCCGGGCTGCTGACGGCCCTTCCGCTCCCCATCCGCTGGTGA
- a CDS encoding lysoplasmalogenase — MSHSRLVLGAFGLAVAVDLVSLAAGSDAGHAVAKPLLMPLLALWAVLRRAPRPLVAALLFGWGGDVLLLSDAEAAFLAGMGCFAAGHVCYLVLFERYGSRYAVPRARAGLLALGYATALVTTVALLWPDLPADLCLPVTGYSLLLTAMAYRAAIRLGLFTGLGGALFLFSDTLIATGVAGRPQPPGPDFWIMLTYSAAQALLAGGTLGALNARRAPAVTYGEMRAG, encoded by the coding sequence GTGAGCCACTCCCGACTCGTCCTCGGCGCCTTCGGTCTCGCCGTCGCCGTCGACCTCGTCTCCCTCGCGGCCGGCTCCGACGCCGGGCACGCCGTCGCCAAGCCGCTGCTGATGCCGCTCCTGGCCCTCTGGGCCGTCCTGCGCCGGGCACCCCGGCCGCTCGTGGCCGCCCTGCTGTTCGGCTGGGGCGGTGACGTGCTGCTGCTGTCCGACGCCGAGGCGGCCTTCCTCGCCGGCATGGGCTGCTTCGCGGCGGGACACGTCTGCTACCTCGTCCTCTTCGAGAGGTACGGCAGCCGGTACGCGGTCCCACGCGCGCGTGCGGGCCTGCTCGCCCTGGGCTACGCCACCGCCCTCGTCACGACCGTCGCGCTGCTGTGGCCGGACCTGCCCGCGGACCTGTGCCTGCCCGTCACCGGGTACAGCCTGCTGCTCACGGCCATGGCGTACCGGGCCGCCATCCGGCTCGGCCTCTTCACCGGACTCGGCGGTGCGCTCTTCCTGTTCTCCGACACGCTCATCGCGACCGGCGTCGCCGGCCGGCCGCAGCCGCCCGGGCCGGATTTCTGGATCATGCTCACGTACAGCGCCGCACAGGCCCTCCTGGCCGGCGGCACGCTCGGAGCGCTCAACGCGCGCAGGGCACCGGCCGTGACGTACGGGGAGATGCGCGCGGGCTGA
- a CDS encoding GlsB/YeaQ/YmgE family stress response membrane protein, with protein MGWLWAIIVGLVLGLLAKAIIPGKQHVPLWLTVILGMLGAIGGNAIARAAGVDATAGIDWWRHVFQLAAAVVLVAIGDMAYTAVRGNRRRA; from the coding sequence ATGGGGTGGTTGTGGGCGATCATCGTGGGACTGGTACTCGGTCTGCTCGCCAAGGCGATCATTCCGGGCAAGCAGCACGTCCCCCTGTGGCTGACCGTCATTCTGGGCATGCTCGGCGCCATCGGAGGCAACGCCATAGCTCGGGCGGCGGGTGTGGACGCCACCGCGGGCATCGACTGGTGGCGGCACGTGTTCCAGCTGGCGGCCGCGGTCGTCCTCGTCGCCATCGGCGACATGGCGTACACGGCGGTCCGGGGAAACAGACGAAGGGCATAA
- a CDS encoding DUF485 domain-containing protein, which yields MATDAPPPSKEQHKLPSPEEFTEVQESAEFGELRRSYRSFAFPLTVAFIAWYLLYVLLSNYAGGFMGTKLFGNINVALVFGVAQFVTTFLIAWWYSKHAAANLDPKAEAIKSRMEGGA from the coding sequence GTGGCCACCGACGCACCGCCCCCCTCGAAAGAGCAACACAAACTCCCCTCACCCGAGGAGTTCACCGAGGTGCAGGAGAGCGCGGAGTTCGGTGAACTGCGCCGCTCCTACCGCTCCTTCGCCTTCCCGCTGACCGTCGCCTTCATCGCCTGGTACCTGCTGTACGTCCTGCTGTCGAACTACGCGGGCGGCTTCATGGGCACCAAGCTGTTCGGCAACATCAACGTCGCCCTCGTCTTCGGCGTCGCCCAGTTCGTCACCACGTTCCTCATCGCCTGGTGGTACTCGAAGCACGCCGCCGCGAATCTCGACCCCAAGGCCGAGGCCATCAAGTCCCGGATGGAGGGCGGCGCATGA
- a CDS encoding S8 family peptidase — protein MTAPHARYRRAVAIPAGMAMATALAFLPNTSATAADEAPAAVSADATSLSYVVNVKPGHGTSAYVKKAVGKAGGTIVTSYDQIGVIVVHSSNPDFAKTIRTVRGVQSAGATRTAPLPTAVTADLGAPKVLSAAEVARAEAPAGQDPLEPQQWDLPAIKADKAHEKSLGSEKVTVAVIDTGVDDTHPDIAPNFDRKASVNCVSGKPDTSDGAWRPGAAESPHGTHVAGEIAAAKNGVGMTGVAPGVKVSGIKVSNPDGFFYTEAVVCGFVWAAEHGVDVTNNSYYTDPWYFNCKNDPDQKALLDAVTRASRYAEKKGAVNVAAAGNENYDLAADEITDPSSPNDSTPGDRVVDPSKCLDIPTQLPGVVTVASTGAKGIKSSFSNYGLRVADIAAPGGDSTAYQKPEAPATSGLILGTLPGGKWGYMAGTSMASPHVAGVAALIKSTHPYASPALVKALLYAQADATPCTDPYDIDADGKIDAVCEGSKNLNGFYGWGIADALDAVTK, from the coding sequence ATGACAGCGCCGCACGCGCGCTACCGCCGCGCCGTCGCGATCCCGGCCGGGATGGCCATGGCCACGGCCCTCGCGTTCCTGCCGAACACCTCCGCCACGGCCGCCGACGAGGCGCCCGCGGCGGTCTCGGCCGACGCGACCTCGCTCAGCTACGTCGTCAACGTCAAGCCGGGCCACGGCACTTCGGCGTACGTGAAGAAGGCCGTCGGTAAGGCCGGCGGCACGATCGTGACGTCGTACGACCAGATCGGCGTCATCGTCGTCCACTCCTCGAACCCCGACTTCGCCAAGACGATCCGCACGGTGCGCGGCGTGCAGTCGGCCGGTGCCACCCGTACGGCGCCGTTGCCGACGGCGGTGACGGCCGACCTGGGCGCGCCGAAGGTGCTGAGCGCGGCCGAGGTCGCCAGGGCCGAGGCTCCCGCCGGACAGGACCCGCTGGAGCCCCAGCAGTGGGACCTGCCCGCCATCAAGGCGGACAAGGCGCACGAGAAGTCGCTGGGCAGCGAGAAGGTCACGGTCGCCGTGATCGACACCGGCGTCGACGACACCCACCCCGACATCGCGCCCAACTTCGACCGCAAGGCGTCGGTCAACTGCGTGTCGGGCAAGCCGGACACGTCCGACGGGGCCTGGCGGCCGGGCGCGGCGGAGAGCCCGCACGGGACGCACGTGGCCGGTGAGATCGCCGCCGCGAAGAACGGCGTCGGCATGACCGGTGTCGCGCCCGGGGTGAAGGTCTCCGGCATCAAGGTGTCCAACCCGGACGGCTTCTTCTACACGGAGGCCGTCGTGTGCGGCTTCGTGTGGGCGGCCGAGCACGGCGTCGACGTGACGAACAACAGCTATTACACCGACCCCTGGTACTTCAACTGCAAGAACGACCCGGACCAGAAGGCGCTGCTGGACGCCGTCACCCGGGCCTCGCGGTACGCGGAGAAGAAGGGCGCGGTCAACGTCGCCGCGGCCGGCAACGAGAACTACGACCTCGCGGCCGACGAGATCACCGACCCGTCGTCCCCGAACGACTCCACGCCGGGCGACCGGGTCGTCGACCCCTCGAAGTGCCTCGACATCCCGACCCAGCTGCCGGGCGTCGTCACGGTCGCCTCGACGGGTGCCAAGGGCATCAAGTCGTCCTTCTCCAACTACGGTCTCCGCGTCGCCGACATAGCCGCCCCGGGCGGTGACTCGACCGCTTACCAGAAGCCGGAGGCCCCGGCCACGAGCGGCCTCATCCTCGGCACGCTGCCGGGCGGCAAGTGGGGCTACATGGCCGGTACGTCGATGGCCTCCCCGCACGTCGCGGGCGTCGCCGCCCTCATCAAGTCGACGCACCCGTACGCCTCTCCGGCCCTGGTGAAGGCGCTCCTGTACGCGCAGGCCGACGCCACGCCGTGCACGGACCCGTACGACATCGACGCCGACGGCAAGATCGACGCGGTGTGCGAGGGCTCGAAGAACCTCAACGGCTTCTACGGGTGGGGCATCGCGGACGCGCTGGACGCGGTGACCAAGTAG
- the moaA gene encoding GTP 3',8-cyclase MoaA, which produces MLIDTYGRRATDLRVSLTDRCNLRCTYCMPEEGLQWLAKPDLLTDDEIVRLIDIAVTSLGVEEVRFTGGEPLLRPGLVGIVERVAALEPRPQMSLTTNGIGLKRTAAALKAAGLDRVNVSLDTLRPDVFKTLTRRDRHKDVIEGLHAARDAGLTPVKVNSVLMPGLNDDEAPDLLAWAVEHDYELRFIEQMPLDAQHGWKRDGMITAGDILTSLRARFELTAEGDEARGSAPAERWLVDGGPHVVGVIASVTRPFCAACDRTRLTADGQVRTCLFAREETDLRAALRSGAPDEEIARIWRLAMWGKKAGAGLDDPTFVQPDRPMSAIGG; this is translated from the coding sequence GTGCTCATCGACACCTATGGCCGAAGGGCCACCGACCTGAGGGTCTCGCTGACCGACCGGTGCAACCTGCGGTGTACGTACTGCATGCCCGAGGAGGGCCTGCAGTGGCTGGCCAAGCCGGACCTGCTCACGGACGACGAGATCGTCCGCCTGATCGACATCGCGGTCACGTCCCTCGGCGTCGAGGAGGTCCGCTTCACCGGCGGCGAGCCCCTGCTGCGCCCCGGCCTGGTCGGCATCGTCGAGCGCGTCGCGGCCCTCGAACCGCGCCCCCAGATGTCCCTCACGACCAACGGCATCGGCCTCAAGCGCACGGCGGCCGCCCTGAAGGCGGCAGGCCTGGACCGGGTCAACGTCTCCCTCGACACGCTCCGCCCGGACGTCTTCAAGACCCTCACCCGCCGTGACCGCCACAAGGACGTCATCGAGGGCCTGCACGCCGCGCGCGACGCTGGCCTGACCCCGGTCAAGGTCAACTCGGTCCTGATGCCGGGGCTCAACGACGACGAGGCCCCCGACCTCCTCGCCTGGGCCGTGGAGCACGACTACGAGCTGCGCTTCATCGAGCAGATGCCCCTGGACGCCCAGCACGGCTGGAAGCGCGACGGCATGATCACCGCCGGGGACATCCTGACGTCCCTGCGCGCCCGCTTCGAGCTGACCGCCGAGGGCGACGAGGCACGCGGCTCGGCACCGGCGGAGCGCTGGCTGGTCGACGGCGGCCCCCATGTCGTCGGCGTGATCGCCTCCGTCACCCGCCCCTTCTGCGCGGCCTGCGACCGCACCCGCCTCACCGCCGACGGACAGGTACGCACGTGCCTGTTCGCCCGCGAGGAGACCGACCTGCGCGCCGCCCTGCGCTCGGGCGCCCCCGACGAGGAGATCGCCCGCATCTGGCGCCTGGCCATGTGGGGCAAGAAGGCGGGAGCGGGCCTGGACGACCCGACGTTCGTCCAGCCGGACCGGCCCATGTCGGCGATCGGCGGCTAG
- a CDS encoding S8 family peptidase encodes MSHLRSRRRLALAVPVVLSLTASLGFLPAAASAAPRAESAAQTADAPKLAYVVNTKVDRRTIASVKKAIGAAGGSIVATYERIGVIVVHSSNPDFAKTVRTVRGVQSAGATRTAPLTAAGTKEEGAAEYLTAAQAKRTEAASAQTPESEPLEADQWDLRAIGADQAAKINPGSRKVTVAVIDTGVDDTHPDIAPNFSASQSANCAGGKPDTSQGAWRPYTPEDYHGTHVAGEIAAARNGIGVAGVAPGVKVSSINVTDRANGLFYPENVVCAFVFAADHGVEITNNSYYVDPWLYNCMDDPDQRAIVDAVNRAQLYAQKKGTLNVASAGNSNHDLDADAILDDSSPNDTTPVERTIDPHECFDVPTQLPGVVTVSATGVNSVKSYYSTYGEGVVDVAAPGGDRRYQIPDTPSKDGRILSTMPNGGWGFLQGTSMAAPHASGVAALLKSKHPGASPAQLQALLKAQADRTACPESYDQDGDGTQDAVCEGGKRVNGFYGYGIVNALRAVK; translated from the coding sequence ATGTCTCATCTGCGTTCCAGACGCCGGCTCGCCCTCGCCGTCCCCGTCGTGCTGTCCCTCACGGCCTCGCTGGGCTTCCTGCCCGCCGCCGCGTCGGCGGCCCCGCGCGCCGAGTCGGCCGCGCAGACGGCGGACGCGCCGAAGCTGGCGTACGTCGTCAACACCAAGGTGGACCGTCGCACGATCGCGTCGGTGAAGAAGGCGATCGGCGCGGCCGGCGGCTCGATCGTGGCCACGTACGAGCGGATCGGCGTGATCGTCGTCCACTCCTCGAACCCCGACTTCGCCAAGACCGTCCGCACGGTGCGCGGGGTCCAGTCGGCGGGCGCGACGCGGACGGCGCCGCTGACCGCCGCGGGGACCAAGGAGGAGGGCGCGGCCGAGTACCTGACGGCCGCCCAGGCCAAGCGCACCGAGGCCGCCTCGGCGCAGACGCCCGAGAGCGAGCCCCTCGAGGCCGACCAGTGGGATCTGCGCGCGATCGGCGCCGACCAGGCCGCGAAGATCAATCCGGGCAGTCGCAAGGTGACGGTCGCCGTGATCGACACCGGCGTGGACGACACCCACCCCGACATCGCCCCGAACTTCTCCGCGTCGCAGTCCGCCAACTGCGCCGGCGGCAAGCCCGACACCAGCCAGGGCGCCTGGCGGCCGTACACCCCGGAGGACTACCACGGCACGCACGTGGCCGGTGAGATCGCCGCCGCGCGCAACGGAATCGGCGTGGCGGGCGTCGCGCCTGGTGTGAAGGTCTCCAGCATCAACGTGACCGACCGGGCGAACGGTCTCTTCTACCCGGAGAACGTGGTCTGCGCCTTCGTGTTCGCCGCCGACCACGGCGTCGAGATCACGAACAACAGCTACTACGTCGATCCGTGGCTGTACAACTGCATGGACGATCCGGACCAGCGAGCCATCGTCGACGCGGTCAACAGGGCGCAGCTGTACGCACAGAAGAAGGGCACGCTCAACGTCGCCTCGGCGGGCAACTCCAACCACGACCTGGACGCGGACGCGATCCTCGACGACTCCAGCCCGAACGACACCACGCCCGTCGAGCGCACGATCGACCCGCACGAGTGCTTCGACGTGCCGACTCAGCTGCCGGGTGTCGTCACCGTCAGCGCGACCGGCGTCAACAGCGTCAAGTCGTACTACTCGACGTACGGCGAGGGCGTCGTCGACGTCGCGGCGCCGGGCGGCGACCGTCGCTACCAGATACCCGACACGCCCTCGAAGGACGGCCGCATCCTGTCCACCATGCCGAACGGCGGGTGGGGCTTCCTCCAGGGCACGTCGATGGCCGCCCCGCACGCCTCCGGTGTGGCCGCGCTGCTGAAGTCCAAGCACCCGGGGGCGTCCCCGGCCCAGCTCCAGGCACTGCTGAAGGCGCAGGCCGACCGGACCGCCTGCCCCGAGTCGTACGACCAGGACGGTGACGGCACGCAGGACGCGGTGTGCGAGGGCGGCAAGCGCGTCAATGGCTTCTACGGGTACGGCATCGTCAACGCGCTGCGCGCGGTCAAGTGA
- a CDS encoding DUF3099 domain-containing protein, producing the protein MRKQHGDGHAQVFRITGARAGLQEDVRGRQRRYVISMTVRTISVILAATLWNVERHVAVVALVLGLVLPYIAVVIANAGRENAPSLPSTFVVPPVRPMIAPSGTQDGPAEPMAEDAVSGTVPGARTESPER; encoded by the coding sequence ATGCGGAAGCAGCATGGCGACGGACATGCCCAGGTGTTCCGGATCACCGGCGCCCGGGCCGGACTCCAGGAAGACGTCCGCGGGCGGCAGCGCCGGTACGTGATCTCGATGACGGTCCGCACGATCTCCGTGATCCTCGCGGCCACCCTGTGGAACGTCGAACGGCACGTCGCCGTCGTGGCGTTGGTGCTCGGGCTGGTGCTGCCGTACATCGCGGTGGTGATCGCGAACGCCGGGCGGGAGAACGCGCCATCGCTGCCGTCGACGTTCGTCGTGCCGCCGGTGCGGCCGATGATCGCGCCGTCGGGGACGCAGGACGGCCCCGCGGAACCCATGGCGGAAGACGCCGTGTCCGGGACGGTACCGGGGGCACGGACCGAGTCGCCGGAGCGGTAG
- a CDS encoding solute symporter family protein, whose product MSPAQQTLLAANEASEHRPLIITLFALFVLATLGITIWAGRQTKDAADFYAGGRQFSAFQNGLAVSGDYMSAASFLGIAGAIAIFGYDGFLYSIGFLVAWLVALLLVAEPLRNSGRYTMGDVLAYRMRQRPVRTAAGTSTIVVSIFYLLAQMAGAGVLVSLLLGITSDAGKILIVALVGLLMIVYVSIGGMKGTTWVQMVKAVLLIGGTLLITFLVLLKFNFNISDLLGTAAENSGKGAAFLEPGLQYGATGTSKLDFVSLGIALVLGTAGLPHILIRFYTVPDAKAARKSVNWAIGIIGGFYLMTIALGFGAAALISQEEIIASNPSGNTAAPLLALHLGGVDSTWGAILLATISAVAFATILAVVAGLTLASSSSFAHDIYANVIRKGQASGAEEVRAARWATVFIGVVSIGLGALARDLNVAGLVALAFAVAASANLPTILYSLFWKRFTTQGALWSIYGGLIVAVGLVLFSPVVSGDPKAMFPEVDFAWFPLKNPGIISIPFGFLMGWLGTVLSKEEPDVKKYAELEVRSLTGTGAH is encoded by the coding sequence ATGAGCCCCGCACAGCAGACCCTTCTCGCCGCGAACGAGGCCAGCGAGCACCGCCCGCTGATCATCACCCTGTTCGCGCTGTTCGTCCTGGCCACACTCGGCATCACCATCTGGGCGGGCCGCCAGACCAAGGACGCCGCCGACTTCTACGCGGGCGGACGCCAGTTCAGCGCCTTCCAGAACGGCCTCGCCGTCTCCGGCGACTACATGTCGGCCGCGTCGTTCCTCGGCATCGCGGGCGCGATCGCCATCTTCGGCTACGACGGCTTCCTCTACTCCATCGGCTTCCTGGTCGCCTGGCTGGTCGCGCTTCTCCTGGTGGCCGAGCCGCTGCGCAACTCCGGCCGCTACACCATGGGCGACGTCCTCGCGTACCGCATGCGCCAGCGCCCGGTCCGCACCGCCGCCGGCACCTCCACGATCGTCGTGTCGATCTTCTACCTGCTCGCCCAGATGGCAGGCGCGGGCGTCCTCGTCTCGCTGCTGCTCGGCATCACCTCCGACGCCGGCAAGATCCTCATCGTGGCCCTCGTCGGCCTCCTGATGATCGTCTACGTCTCCATCGGCGGCATGAAGGGCACCACCTGGGTTCAGATGGTCAAGGCCGTGCTGCTGATCGGCGGCACCCTCCTGATCACCTTCCTGGTGCTGCTGAAGTTCAACTTCAACATCTCCGACCTGCTCGGCACGGCCGCCGAGAACAGCGGCAAGGGCGCCGCCTTCCTGGAGCCCGGCCTCCAGTACGGCGCGACCGGCACCTCCAAGCTGGACTTCGTCTCCCTCGGCATCGCCCTGGTGCTCGGCACCGCCGGCCTGCCGCACATCCTGATCCGCTTCTACACGGTGCCCGACGCCAAGGCCGCCCGTAAGTCCGTGAACTGGGCGATCGGCATCATCGGCGGCTTCTACCTGATGACGATCGCGCTCGGCTTCGGCGCCGCCGCGCTCATCTCGCAGGAAGAGATCATCGCGTCCAACCCGTCCGGCAACACGGCGGCCCCCCTGCTCGCGCTGCACCTCGGCGGCGTGGACTCGACCTGGGGCGCGATCCTGCTCGCCACCATCTCGGCGGTGGCCTTCGCGACGATCCTCGCCGTCGTCGCCGGCCTCACCCTCGCCTCGTCGTCCTCCTTCGCGCACGACATCTACGCCAACGTCATCCGCAAGGGGCAGGCGTCCGGCGCCGAGGAGGTCCGCGCGGCCCGCTGGGCGACCGTCTTCATCGGCGTCGTCTCCATCGGCCTGGGCGCCCTCGCCCGCGACCTGAACGTGGCCGGCCTGGTGGCGCTCGCCTTCGCGGTCGCGGCCTCCGCCAACCTGCCGACGATCCTCTACAGCCTGTTCTGGAAGCGGTTCACCACCCAGGGCGCCCTGTGGTCGATCTACGGCGGTCTGATCGTCGCCGTCGGCCTGGTGCTGTTCTCGCCCGTCGTCTCCGGCGACCCCAAGGCGATGTTCCCCGAGGTCGACTTCGCCTGGTTCCCGCTGAAGAACCCGGGCATCATCTCCATCCCGTTCGGCTTCCTCATGGGCTGGCTCGGCACGGTCCTGTCCAAGGAAGAGCCGGACGTCAAGAAGTACGCCGAGCTGGAGGTCCGGTCCCTGACCGGCACCGGCGCCCACTGA
- the tyrS gene encoding tyrosine--tRNA ligase, producing MTDIVDELKWRGLFALSTDEDALRKALADGPVTFYCGFDPTAPSLHVGHLVQVLTVRRLQQAGHRPLALVGGATGLIGDPRPTAERTLNDPETVAGWVGKLRSQIEPFLSFEGENAAVMVNNLDWTENLSAIEFLRDIGKHFRVNKMLTKDSVARRLESSEGISYTEFSYQILQGMDFLQLYRRYGCTLQQGGSDQWGNLTAGLDLIHRLEPDAAVHAMATPLMTKADGTKFGKTEGGAVWLDPEMTTPYAFYQFWLNVDDRDISKYMRILSFRSRAELEELEKQTEERPQARAAQRALAEELTTLVHGADQTAAVIAASKALFGQGELAELDERTLAAALSEVPHIQVAELGPVVDLFAEVGLVASKSAARRTVKEGGAYVNNVKVVGEDAVPAKEDLLHGRWLVLRRGKKNLAAVEVTGT from the coding sequence GTGACGGACATCGTCGACGAGCTGAAGTGGCGCGGGCTGTTCGCCCTGTCCACTGACGAGGACGCTTTGCGCAAGGCGCTCGCGGACGGTCCCGTCACGTTCTATTGCGGCTTCGACCCGACGGCGCCGTCCCTGCACGTGGGGCACCTGGTGCAGGTGCTCACCGTGCGCCGGCTCCAGCAGGCCGGTCACCGGCCGCTGGCGCTGGTCGGCGGTGCCACGGGCCTGATCGGCGACCCGCGCCCGACAGCGGAGCGCACGCTGAACGACCCGGAGACGGTCGCCGGCTGGGTCGGCAAGCTGCGCTCCCAGATCGAGCCGTTCCTGTCCTTCGAGGGCGAGAACGCGGCCGTCATGGTCAACAACCTCGACTGGACGGAGAACCTCTCCGCGATCGAGTTCCTGCGGGACATCGGCAAGCACTTCCGCGTCAACAAGATGCTGACCAAGGACTCCGTCGCCCGGCGCCTGGAGTCCTCCGAGGGCATCAGCTACACGGAGTTCAGCTACCAGATCCTCCAGGGCATGGACTTCCTCCAGCTGTACCGGAGGTACGGCTGCACGCTCCAGCAGGGCGGCAGCGACCAGTGGGGCAACCTCACCGCGGGTCTGGACCTGATCCACCGGCTGGAGCCGGACGCCGCGGTGCACGCGATGGCAACGCCGCTGATGACCAAGGCGGACGGCACCAAGTTCGGCAAGACCGAGGGCGGCGCCGTCTGGCTCGACCCGGAGATGACGACGCCGTACGCGTTCTACCAGTTCTGGCTGAACGTGGACGACCGGGACATCTCCAAGTACATGCGCATCCTCTCCTTCCGCTCCCGCGCGGAGCTGGAGGAGCTGGAGAAGCAGACCGAGGAGCGTCCGCAGGCCCGGGCCGCGCAGCGGGCGCTGGCCGAGGAGCTGACGACGCTGGTGCACGGCGCCGACCAGACGGCCGCCGTGATCGCCGCGTCCAAGGCCCTCTTCGGGCAGGGCGAGCTGGCGGAGCTCGACGAGCGGACGCTGGCCGCGGCCCTGTCGGAGGTACCGCACATCCAGGTCGCCGAGCTCGGTCCGGTCGTCGACCTGTTCGCCGAGGTCGGCCTGGTGGCCAGCAAGTCGGCCGCGCGCCGCACGGTCAAGGAGGGCGGCGCCTACGTGAACAACGTCAAGGTCGTCGGCGAGGACGCGGTCCCCGCCAAGGAGGACCTGCTGCACGGCCGCTGGCTGGTGCTGCGCCGGGGCAAGAAGAACCTGGCGGCGGTGGAGGTCACCGGCACCTGA